A window of Streptomyces sp. DG1A-41 contains these coding sequences:
- a CDS encoding phage tail domain-containing protein yields MVGNNGQGEEIPLTLFNGREWPAVIMQPGATGLDMPPFALFSDDSPNLDGAIYRSARAAAREIMIPVYLYGVDRQTVNQLKRRFFQALNPKRGYCLLKFTEGNGRTRQLTAYYKGGMEGSEGTDSAGFTWAKYGLSFSAFDPWFYQDRSETVRWDFGTGEPLLSTTAAFFPMRISDGVMGGPGESLVISNPGDIEAWPIWKLYGPIKSFTLKSPTNQSVKASPPADGSDLVPAGRVLTIDTRPGKKTVKDDLGANYWPKLATNPQFWSVEPGDTNASISVVTGSGKAAVVLTFQPRYASFV; encoded by the coding sequence GTGGTCGGGAACAACGGTCAGGGGGAGGAAATCCCCCTGACCCTGTTCAACGGCCGAGAGTGGCCAGCAGTCATCATGCAGCCAGGAGCAACCGGCCTCGACATGCCGCCGTTCGCTCTCTTCTCCGACGACTCCCCCAACCTAGACGGGGCTATCTACCGCTCAGCTCGTGCAGCAGCCCGAGAGATCATGATTCCGGTCTACCTGTACGGGGTTGACCGGCAGACCGTGAACCAGCTCAAGCGGCGTTTCTTCCAGGCGCTCAATCCGAAGCGCGGTTACTGCCTTCTGAAGTTCACCGAGGGCAACGGCCGGACTCGTCAGCTCACCGCCTACTACAAGGGCGGTATGGAGGGCTCTGAAGGCACGGACTCTGCGGGGTTCACGTGGGCCAAGTACGGACTGAGCTTCTCCGCATTCGATCCCTGGTTTTACCAGGACCGGTCAGAAACCGTGCGATGGGACTTCGGTACAGGTGAACCGCTTCTCAGCACAACCGCGGCCTTCTTTCCTATGCGGATCAGTGACGGTGTCATGGGTGGTCCTGGCGAAAGCCTCGTCATCAGTAATCCTGGGGACATCGAGGCATGGCCTATATGGAAGCTCTACGGGCCGATCAAGTCATTCACGCTCAAGAGCCCTACCAACCAGAGCGTGAAGGCATCTCCGCCCGCTGACGGCTCAGACCTAGTGCCGGCGGGACGCGTTCTCACCATTGACACCCGGCCCGGGAAGAAGACCGTCAAGGACGACCTAGGCGCCAACTACTGGCCCAAGCTCGCTACCAATCCACAGTTCTGGTCAGTGGAACCAGGCGACACCAACGCATCTATTTCAGTTGTAACCGGATCCGGCAAGGCCGCAGTTGTGCTCACCTTCCAACCCCGGTACGCATCTTTCGTCTAG